From the genome of uncultured Bacteroides sp.:
GTTGAGTGATTAATGAGTATGGTCCAATAGAACGTGCATGCATCTTATCTTCAACCATGTGCCCCAACTTAAGCATGTAAATTACACCAACTGTAGCTGGTTGGTCAAAACGATCACCAGTACCACCGTCATAAAGGTAGCTTTTACCGAAGCGAGGTACACCTGCTTTGTCTGTCCATTCTGTTATGCTTTCTAGTGTAGCACCATCAAAAATTGGAGTCGCAAATTTAACACCTAGTTCTTTACCTGCCCATCCAAGAACAGTTTCAAAAATCTGTCCTAAGTTCATACGAGATGGTACACCTAATGGGTTAAGGCAAATGTCTACAGGAGTACCGTCTGCAAGGAATGGCATATCTTCTTGTCTTACAATTCTAGATACGATACCTTTATTACCATGTCGTCCTGCCATTTTATCACCTACGCTAATCTTACGTTTTTTAGCGATATAAACTTTAGCCATTTGGATAATTCCGGCTGGCAGTTCATCACCAATAGTGATACTGAACTTCTTACGTTTTAATTCAGCGTCTAATTCTTTGTATTTTTTCAAATAGTTAAGAATCAAGTCACGAATCATTTCATTCTTATGAGCATCTGCAGTCCACTTGCTTAACTGGATAGCAGTATAGTCAAGATTGCCAAGAACTGTTGCTGTAAAAGGTGCCCCTTTTGCAATAACATCTGCGCCTAAGTAGTCTTTTACTCCTTGTGATGCTTTTCCTTCTGTTAAAGTCAGAAGTTTTTCTATTAAAATTGATTTCAAATTATCAGCTTTAGCTTCAAATTCATCATCAATTTTTGGTAATAAAGCTTTGTCAGCTAATTTAGAGCTCCTATTTTTAACCACTCGAGAGAAGAGTCTTTTATCTATAATGACACCTTTCAGAGAAGGAGAAGCTTTTAAAGATGCATCTTTAACATCACCAGCTTTATCTCCAAAGATGGCTCTAAGAAGTTTCTCTTCTGGAGAAGGATCTGATTCACCTTTTGGTGTGATTTTACCAATAAGTATATCTCCTGGTTGGATTCTTGCACCAATACGTACAATTCCGTTTTCATCAAGGTCTTTTGTGGCTTCTTCACTAACATTTGGAATATCAGCAGTTAATTCTTCCATACCACGTTTTGTTTCACGAACCTCTAAGGCGTATTCTTCAACGTGTACAGATGTTAGTAAGTCTTCGCGAACAACTCTTTCATTTAAAACGATCGCATCCTCATAATTATATCCTTTCCATGGCATGAATGCTACCAAAAGATTCTTTCCAAGAGCTAGCTCTCCATTTTGTGTAGAGTAACCTTCTGTTAAGATATCTCCTGCTTTGACTCTTTGTCCTTTTGAACAAATAGGACGAAGGTCAATTGTCATGTTTTGGTTAGTCTTTCGGAATTTAGGTAATTTGTATTCTTTTAAAGCACTTTCAAAACTTACAAATTCCTCATCTTCAGTTTTGTCATAAAGAACTTTAATGACGGTTGCGTCAACAAATTCAATAACACCATCACCTTCGGCAGCAATTTGTGTGCGTGAATCTTCAACTAGTTGCTTTTCTATACCTGTACCTACAATAGGTGATTCGCATTTAAGCAATGGAACTGCTTGGCGCATCATGTTAGATCCCATTAATGCACGATTAGCATCATCATGTTCCAAGAAAGGAATAAGTGATGCGGCAATTGATGCAATCTGTTGAGGTGCTACATCCATTAATTCAACTTCAGAAGGTTCAACAACAGGAAAATCAGCATCTTGGCGACTATTAATTCTACTGTTGATAAATTTTCCATCATCATCTACTGGAGCATTTCCCTGAGCAATAATTTTTCCTTCTTCTTCTTCTGCAGTTAAGTATGTGAGTCCTTCTGAAGAGAAGTCTACTTTGCTTTCAGTAACTTTTCTATATGGAGTTTCTATAAACCCAAGATCATTAATTTTAGCATATACACACAATGATGAAATCAAACCGATGTTTGGACCTTCAGGAGTCTCAATAGGGCAGAGACGACCATAATGTGTATAGTGAACGTCACGAACCTCAAATCCTGCTCGTTCACGAGATAGACCACCAGGACCAAGGGCAGACATACGTCTTTTATGAGTTATTTCAGCCAATGGATTCGTTTGGTCCATGAATTGAGACAAAGCGTTTGTTCCAAAGAAAGTATTAATAACAGAAGAAATTGTCTTTGCATTAATCAAGTCTATTGGAGTGAAAACTTCATTATCTCTTACATTCATTCTTTCACGAATTGTACGAGACATACGAGCTAGACCAATTGCAAACTGATTTGATAACTGCTCTCCAACTGTTCGTACACGTCTATTACTTAAATGGTCGATATCATCAACTATTGCCTTTGAGTTTATTAACTCAATTAAATATTTAATGATTTCTATAATATCTTCTTTTGTCAATACTTTGACATCCATGCTGGTAGAAAGATCTAATTTCTTATTAATCCTATATCTACCAACTTCACCTAAATCATATCTTTTTTCAGAGAAGAACAGATTATTGATAACTTCTCGAGCACTAGTATCATCTGCAGGATCTGCATTACGTAGCTGTCTATATATGTATAATACAGCTTCTTTTTCTGAGTTACTAGGGTCTTTCTGAAGTGTATTATATATAATTGAATAATCAGATTGATTCGGCTCATCTTTATGTACTAGAATACTTTGAACACCTGATTCCAGAATTTCGTCAATATGTTCTTGTTCTAGTATAGTCTCACGATCTATAATAACTTCATTACGTTCGATTGACACAACTTCACCTGTGTCTTCATCTACGAAATCTTCTACCCAAGTCTTTAATACTCTAGCTGCAAGTTTTCTGCCAACAATTTTTTTAAGATTACTCTTGTTTACTTTAATATCTTCTGCAAGATCAAATATTTCAAGAATATCTTTGTCTTTTTCAAAGCCTATTGCTCTTAATAATGTTGTTACGGGCAATTTTTTCTTACGATCGATATACGCATACATCACATTATTAATGTCTGTTGCGAATTCAATCCAAGAACCTTTGAATGGTATTATACGAGCTGAATAAAGTTTTGTACCGTTTGCATGGACGCTTTGACCGAAAAAGACGCCTGGTGAACGGTGAAGCTGAGACACAACAACTCGTTCTGCACCATTAATAACGAATGTTGCTTTATCCGTCATATATGGAATTGGACCAAGGAACACGTCTTGAATAACAGTGTCAAAGTCTTCATGATCTGGGTCAGTGCAGTATAACTTGAGCTTTGCTTTTAAAGGAACACTATAAGTTAATCCACGCTCTATACAATCATCGATTGTATATCTTGGCGGATCAATATAGTAGTCCAAAAACTCAAGAACAAAATTATTTCTTGTGTCGGCTATAGGGAAGTTTTCAGCAAATACTTTGTACAATCCCTCATTTTTACGCTTTTCTGGCGGGGTATCTAATTGTAGAAAGTCTTTGAATGACTTCAATTGTACTTCTAAGAAATCAGGATATCCGAATGGATTTTTGATAGAAGCAAAATTAACTCTTTGATTTACAGTATTTGAAGACATCTGTTAATGAATTTGTAGAACTTATTTATAAATATATACACAAAAAGGTTAAGAACCCTCTTATGGAGGGCTCTTAACCGAATTACCTGATTAACAGGCTAATGTTATTTAAGTTCAACTTCAGCTCCAGCTTCTTCCAATGCTTTTTTCAATGTTTCAGCATCAGCTTTAGCAACACCTTCTTTAACTACGCTAGGAGCGCCATCAACTAAATCTTTA
Proteins encoded in this window:
- the rpoB gene encoding DNA-directed RNA polymerase subunit beta: MSSNTVNQRVNFASIKNPFGYPDFLEVQLKSFKDFLQLDTPPEKRKNEGLYKVFAENFPIADTRNNFVLEFLDYYIDPPRYTIDDCIERGLTYSVPLKAKLKLYCTDPDHEDFDTVIQDVFLGPIPYMTDKATFVINGAERVVVSQLHRSPGVFFGQSVHANGTKLYSARIIPFKGSWIEFATDINNVMYAYIDRKKKLPVTTLLRAIGFEKDKDILEIFDLAEDIKVNKSNLKKIVGRKLAARVLKTWVEDFVDEDTGEVVSIERNEVIIDRETILEQEHIDEILESGVQSILVHKDEPNQSDYSIIYNTLQKDPSNSEKEAVLYIYRQLRNADPADDTSAREVINNLFFSEKRYDLGEVGRYRINKKLDLSTSMDVKVLTKEDIIEIIKYLIELINSKAIVDDIDHLSNRRVRTVGEQLSNQFAIGLARMSRTIRERMNVRDNEVFTPIDLINAKTISSVINTFFGTNALSQFMDQTNPLAEITHKRRMSALGPGGLSRERAGFEVRDVHYTHYGRLCPIETPEGPNIGLISSLCVYAKINDLGFIETPYRKVTESKVDFSSEGLTYLTAEEEEGKIIAQGNAPVDDDGKFINSRINSRQDADFPVVEPSEVELMDVAPQQIASIAASLIPFLEHDDANRALMGSNMMRQAVPLLKCESPIVGTGIEKQLVEDSRTQIAAEGDGVIEFVDATVIKVLYDKTEDEEFVSFESALKEYKLPKFRKTNQNMTIDLRPICSKGQRVKAGDILTEGYSTQNGELALGKNLLVAFMPWKGYNYEDAIVLNERVVREDLLTSVHVEEYALEVRETKRGMEELTADIPNVSEEATKDLDENGIVRIGARIQPGDILIGKITPKGESDPSPEEKLLRAIFGDKAGDVKDASLKASPSLKGVIIDKRLFSRVVKNRSSKLADKALLPKIDDEFEAKADNLKSILIEKLLTLTEGKASQGVKDYLGADVIAKGAPFTATVLGNLDYTAIQLSKWTADAHKNEMIRDLILNYLKKYKELDAELKRKKFSITIGDELPAGIIQMAKVYIAKKRKISVGDKMAGRHGNKGIVSRIVRQEDMPFLADGTPVDICLNPLGVPSRMNLGQIFETVLGWAGKELGVKFATPIFDGATLESITEWTDKAGVPRFGKSYLYDGGTGDRFDQPATVGVIYMLKLGHMVEDKMHARSIGPYSLITQQPLGGKAQFGGQRFGEMEVWALEAFGASHILQEILTIKSDDVVGRSKAYEAIVKGDPMPQPGIPESLNVLLHELRGLGLSINLE